In Triticum aestivum cultivar Chinese Spring chromosome 5B, IWGSC CS RefSeq v2.1, whole genome shotgun sequence, the following proteins share a genomic window:
- the LOC123113814 gene encoding cleavage and polyadenylation specificity factor subunit 2: MGTSVQVMPLSGAYGEGPLCYLLAVDGFRFLLDCGWTDHCDPALLQPLARVAPTIDAVLLSHPDMMHLGALPYAIKHLGLSAPVYATEPVFRLGLLTMYDYFLSRWQVADFDLFSLDDIDAAFQNVVRLKYSQNHLLNDKGEGIVIAPHVSGHLLGGTVWKITKDGEDVVYAVDFNHRKERHLNGTTLGSFVRPAVLITDAYNALNNQVYKRQQDQDFIDSMLKVLSSGGSVLLPVDTAGRVLELLLIMEQYWAQRHLDYPIYFLTNVSTSTVDFVKSFLEWMSDSISKSFEHTRDNAFLLRHVSLIINKEELEKLGDAPKVVLASMSSLEVGFSHDIFVEMANEAKNLVLFTEKGQFGTLARMLQVDPPPKAVKVTMSKRVPLVGDELKAYEEEQERIKKEEVLKASISKEKELKASHESNAKASDPMVVDASSSRKSSNAGSHVGGSVDILIDGFVSPVTSIAPMFPFFENTADWDDFGEVINPDDYMMKQDEMDSNMMLGAGDGMDGKLDESSARLLLDSAPSKVISNEMTVQVKCSLAYMDFEGRSDGRSVKSVIAHVAPLKLVLVHGSAEATEHLKMHCAKNSDLHVYAPQIEETIDVTSDLCAYKVQLSEKLMSNVISKKLGEHEIAWVDSGVGKVDEKLTLLPPSSTPAAHKSVLVGDLKLADFKQFLANKGLQVEFAGGALRCGEYITVRKIGDSNQKGSTGSQQIVVEGPLCEDYYKIRELLYSQFFLL; this comes from the exons ATGGGGACGTCCGTGCAGGTGATGCCGCTGAGCGGGGCGTACGGGGAAGGTCCCCTTTGCTATCTGCTCGCCGTCGACGGCTTCCGTTTCCTCCTCGACTGCGGCTGGACCGACCACTGCGACCCCGCCCTCCTCCAGCCCCTCGCCAG GGTTGCGCCAACAATAGATGCTGTTCTTCTGTCTCATCCTGACATGATGCATCTAGGAGCTTTGCCCTATGCTATAAAACATCTTGGATTATCTGCACCAGTATACGCAACAGAACCTGTGTTTAGGCTTGGCCTTTTAACCATGTATGATTATTTTCTATCTCGATGG CaagttgcagactttgacttgttTTCTTTGGATGATATTGATGCCGCGTTCCAGAATGTTGTGAGACTGAAATATTCACAAAATCACCTTCTTAACG ATAAAGGTGAAGGAATAGTTATTGCGCCACATGTGTCGGGCCATCTTTTGGGGGGTACAGTATGGAAGATAACAAAAGATGGAGAGGATGTCGTCTATGCTGTTGACTTTAACCACCGAAAAGAGAG GCATTTGAATGGTACTACCCTTGGATCTTTTGTACGGCCAGCTGTTTTGATTACTGATGCTTACAATGCCTTGAACAATCAGGTCTACAAAAGGCAGCAGGATCAAGATTTCATTG ATTCAATGTTGAAAGTTCTATCAAGTGGCGGTAGCGTATTACTGCCTGTTGACACAGCTGGTAGAGTGCTAGAACTTCTTTTAATAATGGAGCAG TACTGGGCTCAACGACATTTGGACTATCCTATCTATTTTCTGACAAATGTTTCTACTAGTACTGTTGATTTTGTCAAGAGTTTTCTTGAATGGATGAGTGATTCGATCTCAAAGTCTTTTGAACACACTAGAGATAATGCCTTCTTATTAAG ACATGTCTCACTGATAATTAACAAAGAAGAGCTAGAGAAACTGGGAGATGCTCCAAAG GTGGTTCTAGCATCCATGTCAAGTTTGGAGGTTGGCTTTTCTCATGACATTTTTGTTGAGATGGCAAATGAAGCTAAAAATCTAGTGCTTTTTACTGAGAAGGGTCAG TTTGGGACACTTGCTCGCATGCTTCAAGTGGATCCACCCCCCAAAGCCGTAAAAGTCACTATGAGCAAGCGAGTTCCTTTAGTTGGTGATGAGCTGAAAGCTTATGAAGAGGAACAAGAACGGATAAAAAAGGAAGAAGTGCTAAAGGCTAGCATCAGCAAGGAGAAGGAGCTAAAGGCTTCTCATGAATCAAATGCAAAGGCTTCTGACCCCATGGTTGTTGATGCAAGCTCGTCTCGTAAATCATCCAATG CTGGCTCACATGTTGGCGGGAGTGTGGATATTCTAATTGATGGATTTGTCTCTCCGGTGACCAGCATCGCTCCAATGTTTCCTTTCTTTGAAAATACTGCTGACTGGGATGACTTCGGCGAGGTTATCAATcctgatgattatatgatgaaacAAGATGAAATGGATAGTAATATGATGCTC GGTGCTGGAGATGGCATGGATGGTAAGCTCGATGAGAGCTCAGCACGCCTTCTTCTTGATTCAGCACCGTCAAAAGTTATTTCCAACGAGATGACT GTGCAAGTGAAGTGCTCATTGGCATATATGGACTTTGAAGGTCGGTCCGATGGACGTTCCGTAAAATCAGTTATTGCTCATGTGGCCCCACTGAAACTC GTTTTGGTGCATGGATCAGCAGAAGCTACTGAACATTTAAAAATGCATTGTGCAAAAAACTCTGACTTGCATGTTTATGCTCCTCAGATAGAAGAAACAATTGATGTAACATCAGATTTATGTGCTTACAAG GTACAACTTTCTGAGAAGTTAATGAGCAATGTCATTTCTAAGAAG TTGGGTGAGCATGAAATTGCATGGGTTGATTCAGGGGTTGGAAAGGTGGATGAGAAGCTCACTTTGCTACCCCCCTCATCAACTCCAGCAGCCCACAAGTCAGTTCTTGTGGGTGATCTGAAATTGGCCGATTTCAAGCAATTCCTAGCAAATAAAGGTTTACAG GTTGAGTTTGCTGGGGGTGCTCTACGGTGTGGGGAGTACATCACCGTGCGCAAGATTGGCGATTCTAACCAAAAG GGTAGCACGGGTTCTCAGCAGATTGTGGTCGAGGGTCCGCTGTGCGAGGACTACTACAAGATCCGCGAGCTCCTTTATTCACAATTCTTCTTGTTGTAG